The Haliotis asinina isolate JCU_RB_2024 chromosome 2, JCU_Hal_asi_v2, whole genome shotgun sequence genomic interval CTATTGTCTGGCTCAAACCTCTTGagtcacaaacaaaacattaacaCGCTTTCAGCTGGCTCTGAACATCTGCTAAAGCGGATCAGTGATTGATCTCGTCTCTTTGGCCTGTGTTTTTTATTAACCCTACTGTAAGTCTAGTGGTGTTAATAAGGAGTAAAATGATACTCATTGTTGCCAGAGATGGGTATCTTGTATTGCGGtagatccttgccacctcaaGGAGATAAGTTGTAGCATCAAAGAGAGCGAAAATAACTCAGCTAAACACTGTAAGCTCTCTTGCACACACATTCGTATTTCGTCATTACGGTTAAACTGGAGGGCAGAgaacagttttcatttcagctgattttatcatatgtttgattttcggttgaaaatatttaagtttGCAATGTTGTATGAAAAAGATCAAATGTACTCGGGTTTAGTCAGAGCTCAAAGAATACGTCCTCTGCTCTTTTAAATACAGCTACGCTCGTATGCAGCACACAACAATCCCTGAACTTCTACACAGCAGTCGTAATTCTATATTAGATGTTCTGGCTGATCAGCCACTTAATTGTCTGGTCAGTTCATATCCCGTCATAGCGAGCGTACCCCAACGGGGTCTGTTCATACTTACTGTTTAGGCAAATCGTGTGAATGGCGAGTGTATGTAGGACAGGACACATATACGTTCTTCGCGAGTACTTACTCTCATTAATGACAGTTAGGGATCTGTTGATATACTTTTCACAACTATTTGCTCAATTCACCAAATGAAGTCTGTTTCTCAAGAGTCCAAGCTTGATAATCTATTCCACTGGTGGTATATATCTAATTTTTAGTACTGTGAGAGATAACAAACCGAACACTGAGACAGGCGGGAACAATGACATCAAAGTCACGACGTGACATATGGGCCCATTAAAGGTTAATTTTATATCAATAAACCTCTCACTGGAAGCAATTAAGCTGTCATTTTGGAACAAGATTTATCTTAAATCCACTCAATATGTACATTGAACGACCTAACCTGTACTCAATGACAGAACTGATTGACAGACCATAGTCATAACATGACATTCAACCACTGGAATTGCCATAGTGTAGCGTATCAAATTTCAAAGTCAATTACAGCTCCCTAAAAGTAAGGCGGCGAGATAACGTAACGGTCAAACAATCTGGCCATTGATGACCGTAGACGGACACAAACCCCGGGTGACATTATACCAGCGTGTGTCCCTGCTTTATGATTAGGACGGACGCACCTGCTGCCCTTTACTCCAGCTGTTAGGTCCGTGTCACGTGACATCATGAATAATTCAGTGATATTTACATTACATGATATATACACTGCTACCCAACAGTTTCTCACGCtagcatgtacatgtactttgtGATAGACAAGTTAGGCTGGTGGGCATATAAAGAGAAGTCCGATCGCTCTGACAGTTTGTAATTCAACTGGAAATTAAGCTTGGTCCCATTTCAACGTTTCAAAGCTGgtgttttctgtttttgtttacaGTATATGTTGAGGTTACGTATAACGTGACTTAGCAATATACTTAATGTGTTCAATTCTCTCATGTTAGACATCGTGTTACCCACCATGCAGAAGATCACACCCATAACGCTTTTAAATTCCATTCAACGATGTTAATTCTAATCTtcatcattttatgttttgaggTGTTTAAACTGCCAAGTCGTTGTTTTTATATAGATGgttataaaataaacaacaaatgacTGGACATGTACATGGTGTTCAGTGTTGTCGTTAGCGTTTATGTGAGGTGCATATTTTGGAGTTTGGAAatcaatctagtgattgatagcACGAGCAAGGAACGATGCATCTGTCATACACCACTACAGTATTAAACTGGAATTCCTCAGCATCACTGAAAACAGAGGATTTTCCGAAATTCATACAGCTAATCGTGTTTTACTGCATGGTGAATGAGGGTGTATTGTTTTACGCAACGTTTGGGCAGGCTGTTTAACATGTATACAGGCAATGAATCCAAGATGGGAAACAAGATGAAGTAGAAAATGTTGAAGGTAACGGACGATGAGGAGAAGTTGGAGAAGAAAAAGAGAAGAAGACAGTAAGGAGAATGATATGGAAGAAATATAGGAAAAAGAGGAACGAGGAGGAGAAACGGAAGAATTAGGAGAGCAGGCGCGTAGCAAGCcgtctttttttcatgtaagcccaatgggttgcaaagctttatgttTAGATAGTATTCAGGGATTGCCCAACTTTCATATAAGGGTCATGTGTCTATAAGCCCGAGCTTTTTATAGTGGTAGCTGCGCCCATGCAGAGGGACGAAGAGTAAAGGAATAACGGTTAGGAAAGGGTAGAGGAGATGAaaaaggaggagaagaagaaaggaGATGAAGAGTGAGGGCAAGAGGAGGAAGGAATGTGGTTGAAGCGGAAGTAGGAGAAAACACTTACTTTATCAAATACTGTGGCAGTATAAATATTCAGCGAAAGTGTCAGACCATATAGCACAAAGAACAGACAACAGAACATTTACTCAagcaacaataaaacaaaatgcttaCACAACTGAAATTACACAGACGAGAAAAATCAGCTGTGATTTATATACTCTTACTCATAATCCTTCTAACTAATCATTAAGTAATGAAGTAACGAAGTGGCAAACGAATACACATCATAGGATCAAGTTATGGTCAATTAGTGTTATATACTCTAGGATAGTCCATGTTTTCACTGTACCCGCCCATATCAACTCCCCGACACCTCATCATAACCCCCAACAAACCTTCACGCCGCGGggatataataaataaatcGTCCTGCTACAATTTAAGTTTCATTTTTGGAGCTCAAGGATAACACCAATGACTGTTTGTGTCCCTGGGCGTTGTCATCTGTAGGCTTCAGTTACTGTCCTTCGGCTGGACATCGCCGACGGCGGTCAAGCTGTGACTGGACATAAAGTCCTGCCCTAAGCTCTTCCTAGTGTTCGTCTACATTTGTTTTATCTCAGAACATTTGTTTTATCTCAGAATGTCACAGATCACGGCTGATAGAAAGTTGACGCTTATGTTAATAATGACAGTAGATAAATTCGTGAGCatgagtgcgtgcgtgtgtttgtgtgtcccAGGCCGTGATCTTGAGTGAACCAGCCACGTGTACTTTTTTTATTTATACTTCTCTTTTAAAATATTGATGCtttttttatctattttgtttggtTCTGTACTAGACGCAATCTACCTAAGTATCAGAATAATACAAACAGCTATAAAAAGTCGCCTAAATTTACAATGCACTGCAATCTAGAGACATTTCCATTCTATAGAAACTAGTGAAACAGGCAGTGTTAAGTGTCTCAGTCTCCAGCCACGGTCTGTGGTAAACCTGGGGACCAACCCATACATTACAAAGCCAACCCAGAAATCGGGGGACAATGTGATGTATTGCATGGTCAGAAGCGGGAGTTATCCCACCATTGCGTCATATGATTGGCAGATAGGGAGTTAATGTTGTCTTTTATGTCTTTTAAACGTTGGCTTCCACATAGTCGGTCAATGTCAATGCTAATGGACGCCATTTAAAAGTGTTGTATTGTCCCTAGCGACCGTTGTCAATGAATGAGTGGGTAGCTTTGATACTCTTTCTTTGACAGGAATTCCAATTAGTCGTATAATATAGTAGGTTTATATATATGATGTGTTCCAGAGACCTCGTTTCCAGGTATATTTGTTGTTGGGGTACCATTACGATGCAATTTTGATGGTTGGATTGTTGAAAGGCCAACTAATAGGCGAGAGGCATAATGGCAGCTCCAAGAACTGGATCTAGAAATACTGCCATGCGTTTTACACACTCACAGTTTGAACACCACAGGGCAATATCCTACACGCATTATACTCTTAATATCCCACATTCATTACTGACGCTCAATCACTTCAAAAGGTGAGTCAACATTAAGAATAAAAGAAATCAGAAGCCAAATATAACATCGTTATTGTGGTATTTAAGTATGTGGACGCCAAGGTTTCTGTTCGCTTTTCCTTGGGAGAATCAACGTTTTTAATATTAATATACGTGAAGTAATGCTGGATATTGCTCCTTAAACACTAGTGGAACAATATATACCAGTCTGTGTACCAGTCCATTCGGTTTATGAATCTGTGGGCGTAGGAAAAAGGTGTgtgtaaaatataaacaaaataaaagcaTTTGTAGAATGTCACGTTCAAATTAGGTGTCACTTATTTATTTAATCGATGTGTATGTATAGTTTGTAATACAACTAAACCCAGTTATATCCGTGTCCCGCAACCTCATTTTTACCTATAACTGacattttaagaaatatatttgggattttcaTTTATTCAGGTTCTTGATATAAATGTTTGGTCAAACAAACCATATTGCACATCACGTAATATTGTTTTTCGGGTAAAAGTGGTGTTTGGCATTCCAGTATGCGACAagcctatttcaaaactgaTATGAAATATCTGCTGAAAGTCAGTTGTACATTTTCTATCAGTCTTGGCTTATGAATCACTAATTAGTTGTGAAATCAGGTGCTCGCGATTCGCGAACAATCCGGCTTATCCTGCTCCGCATGACGTACCgctcacaaacacatgtacaggCAAGTGAGTTGTTCGCCTGACCTATGAGTCTCTACCCGTACAGAACCTTTTTACAATCCTGATCTAGAATCAGTAacacttgagtgatgtcagtgtaTTGAACCCAGTTGCAGGTATCTGCAATGTACAGCCTACCCAGGAGTCAGGACAAGGCAAAGTATCAGCACCCTTTAGTGCGAACCAGAGAGTCGGGTTTATGTAATGCCGCTTTAAATAACATTCCAGTGATGTCACACAACATATTAATTATTATCATGACACAACGAATAACCAGTGGTAAGAATTATAAGGAGTAGGGGGTTTCTAACCCACGAGGCGTGTAATATACCCGTCTCTGCACAGTCCATAACGACTGCGACAACGGACCACCTTGGCCCAGTTCACCTCTCAGCCCCTCCCCATGTGCTTTATAACTATATCACATTATATAACGATCCCTTACATTAAAATACCAGCACTTACAAACCAATGTCGTTACACAGAGAGCACAGACCCTATGGTACTCCTGGCCATATGCACGTATCCTCAGTGCATGCTGACCTCGCATTTCCACGTTGACAAACAGCCTGCAGTCTGCATAATGGTTGTAAAATACATGAATATGATATATTCTATGTCATGACTTTTGTTACGGGTCAGTGGGTTAAGATTGACATAAGAAATAATGCTAAGAAGTGTGGGATAAAACAAACAGTATTGTTCGTTGTTATCCTGCTCAAATTAGTTCTTTCGGTTGTCTAAATATATTGGCCATCGTGGGTATAAGGGCACTTGCTGTCTCACCGGCAGGGACTTACGGAGAGAGAGACTGACGGTACTTGTTCAAGCAGAAAACTTCCCATGCATATTGCAGGTCGTGATTTGCTCCTTTCTAATGTTTATGTGTTACCTAATAGTTGAATAAACGTCAATGACATTTCTATGCTACCTGTCCATAAATTTATGATTTACACCATGTCTCTGCATAATAAAACAGATTGTGATTTGGTCTCGGTCTATTAGTTCTTAATATAGCGTACTCAAGAGGTTAAGAGTTGTGTCATGGCATAACAGCTACCATATTAACAAAGAAATAATCAGGCGCGTAATAAATGTTTGATGACCAAAACGACACTCTTGTCTTGATTGTTCCGGGACTTGGCTATCAATATTCCATGAATGGGCTTAAGTGAAGATGTTTTGTTACATCGCGTGGTTGATTGACAATACCATGTTGTGTGCAGGTGTAATATgtgtttggagtgagtgagtatgtttttctAAAcagcgtttagcaatatttcagcagtattacggtagggaaataggcttcacacatgtcaggaatcgaaccctgttcTTCAGAGTAAGGAGaggaagctttaaccactaggctacccctccaccCCAGTATGTGTCTGGATCATGTTCAGGTGTAGTGTGTATTTTGATTGTGTTCAGGTGTAATATGTGTCTGCATCATGTTCAGGTGTAGTATGTGTCTGGATCGTGTACAGGTGTAGTATGTGTCTGGATCGTGTACAGGTGTAGTATGTGCCTGGATCGTGTACAGGTGTAGTAAATGTCTGGATCGTGTACAGGTGTAGTATGTGTCTGGATCGTGTACAGGTGTAGTATGTGTCTGGATCGCGTACAGGTGTAGTGTGTGTCTGGATCGCGTACAGTTGTAGTGTGTGTCTGGATCGTGTACAGGTGTAGTATGTGTCTGGATCGTGTACCATTGTAGTATGAGTCTTGATGGCGTATAGATGTAGTGTGTGTCTGGATCATGTACTGGTATAGTATGTGTCTGGATCGTGTACAGCTGTAGTGTGTGTCTGGATCATGTacagatatagtatgtgtcTGGATCGTGTCCATGTATAGGATGTGTTAATGTAAAAGGTATGTTTAACTCAGGTGACATAAATTCACTTCGcatgatattttcatttatgcGAAATAATTAAGAGTGTGAATGATTTACAGTCATGTAGCCTACATAACATTTTCTTTGTGCCATTAGGCCTGAATTGCCCACAATGCCACCCCAGCCCACCCGCTTAAGAATCGGTGTTCACTATGATCGTCCTAAGATGCGGTTAACTttgttcatgtcaaaatataccAACTGCACAGACCGAAGCatttgatgtcaatcactggattatctagaCCTGGGACTCCATTCACGAAGCGGCCTTTAATTTAACTCCGACTCTTTAACTTTGCACTACGACCACCGTAGTAACGTAAGGTCGCCTTGGTGCTTTGTGCAAGGTGGCCATGGCCTTTAAAGACGGGGGTAATATAGCTGTTGTTACAACAATGCCTCTCTTTCATCCAACATCGATTAGCTGAAAATCGGACAAAATCGAAACACTTGACGTCATTTCACCTCCCTATACTTgaaatccgtgaagatccgtgttagacctgatcttcattaacccatgctggtcgtaagagacCACTGAGGGgttcggttcccagttgcgcaaacccatgctcatgctgtttttcactaatagctggaatattgctgactgcggcgtaaaactaaactcacacatccACTCTATGCTTGAAGCATCTTCCTGTCCGGGACAAACACAATCTTGACAACTCGCTGTCACGTTGTCAGGTCATGTGCAGATATCCGTCACGGATATATCTGAGAAGAGATCCGTGTTTGACGATTTATCGGTATTACACGGGATGAACGGAGCAGAGAAATGTCTGTGTTGTTGTCCACATGGTGAGTCAGTGTCGTGAAGTGAATTAAATGCAACAAAGAGTTTATTttacttttctttattttgtattCAAATAATTATTTCACATTCGTATTGGCGTGTACGTCAAGCACAAAACGCGCCACTCCCATCAACTCTTTTTTTCTTAAATGGAATTTCTCAGAGTTTTAAAgcatataatataatatatatcaaaaatcaaaatgtGGATATAATGATATGACAATGATGAAATGAACAAAGTATGAAAGGACATTTCTCAGGACACAAAGTacatatcaaagacaacaagataCTGAACAAAAGTGCGCCTATCTTTTAAGTTATGGAAAGATAAAATTGGAGAAATCAGCTAGAGTGATCAATGCTTAGAATGCCTTCCAAACAAACTCACCTAAATATCGTTGATGAGTTGGCGAAAAGCCGTTGAGAACAATGAGCTGAAAAATCGAACAGGCCttctgtgtgacgagcgaacggtttaaccactaacCACTTGTGTTAATGTCGTTGTATATTTCATAGCgagagtgagcatggttttacgccgggTTAGCTACGTTTCTGAAATATCACTGCAGAATGGGCtgcacacgttgtacccatggaGGAATGGAACCGAGGCTTTagacgtgacgagtgaacgctttaaccactagcctatcAATGATACTGACTACACTAACACAAATTCTCGTGTACGTTACATTGCCTTATTGTATTAGGGTAATGAAGTTTTACAGAATAGTAGCAACGTGTCGATAGAAATTTAATAGTCGCATGTGATATACTCACTGTGGTACAGAGCGTTCATGATAAAGTATGTAAATACACGGCACGGTAAAGCATGTAAATGTGTGTTAACAATCTTAAATCAGATTACCCACTTTTATTCAGTATCAGTATGATATAGGATACGAGACAAAACTATAtacaagataatacaatataatacCCCTATAATCCCGTAGACTAGGACACACGTACACTCACAGACTCTCTGTACAGCACAACCTTGTGAATGAGGACACCTGGACAAAGAAGTCCACGGCGGTATAGAAACATGGAGTGGCGAGTGGTGTTTGAAGATCGCCACTTTCAGGGACGATCATCCATAAAACACTCACCCACAATGGTTACTGAAAGCACATTTACGTTGGACATCTGAAGGTTCAACGTATGGATTTACATTTTAAACAGCTAATACCTTTCAAAGTAGGAGTTGCAAGGAACACAATATGGTTCACCCCAAATGACACAAACACTTTGACGATAATTATTAACCCTTTCATTGCACAGTTGTGTCGGCAACCGAGTCAAACCATCCCGTGGTTCTGGATCATATGATCCATATTGTGAAGTTCTTGGAACTCAGAAGGAATTTTGGGACATTTTGCTGGAGCACCAGAACTAAATGTCAGTCAGACATCTTCAGAAAGTTTGAAACGGCATTCATTGTTCGAGAATGTTCTGAAAGCACTGGCATCATAaattacaaacacaaaacatgcatGAACATATCCACAGGTCCCTTTATATAGCACATCCACCCCTCCCGTGGGGGTCATTTTCCTACATGCATACCTGATGTGTTCTGCCGGATAGctggacccgtggtatcccgtaCATGATGTAGGGTTTTCCTGGCAGGCCTGTCTGAGCAAGTCTTTGACAAGAATGAGCATTATCTATGACGGATCTGATGGTATTGGTAGACAGAGGTTTCCTTTCCAGCTCTGAAGACCTCACAATGACCTTCTTACCATGTTTGATAAGGATCATGGCGACGAGCTGCTTGTTGACCTGGGTGCGCCACTTCATCCACGAATGAAACTCATGCTGAGCCTTGGGGTGTATAGCTGAAGGAAGGAATTCGAATGTCTTATCATTGAGAACCTTCCTTTCTACTTTGTTCAGATTGACCCTCACAGTGTAGTTCACCTGTCTGACATCCTCAAGGTCATAATCAGGAGCAATACAGCTGATGACTTCTACATCCTCGTTGGAGTTATCCGTCGGGTAGTCTGGGTCTATTTCCCGAACCTCCTCCTCTGTGATGTTTAGCTGTGTTAGTTCCGGGTACAAGGGGTAGTCTGGGCGCAGCAGGGTTTGGTAAGGGGAGGTGGGTTCCACTGGGGTGTCCTGATGGCCGAACTGTAGCCCCTCACTGAAGTAGAACTGGGTCAGATCTGGGTAGAGTCTCTCCGGGGGAGGGGCTGTCACTCCTGAAGGCGGCATTCTGGGTACAAGGTTGAAGCGGACTTGTTTCTGACTAGATCTGGAGCTTCGGGTGGCTGAAAACAAGAACACGATGTATTAGTTGGGTGTCAATGCATGGTCAAAATGGTTTTTATCTCGATAAAATGTGTCGATAGGGATTTATTTGCAGGGTGTGCTTGTTTTCCAAGAACCGATCCTTGAAATAATTTCCATTTGGCATTTCGAACTGTAACTGATAAACTTTCTTCCTCTAGTG includes:
- the LOC137273905 gene encoding uncharacterized protein, which codes for MPPSGVTAPPPERLYPDLTQFYFSEGLQFGHQDTPVEPTSPYQTLLRPDYPLYPELTQLNITEEEVREIDPDYPTDNSNEDVEVISCIAPDYDLEDVRQVNYTVRVNLNKVERKVLNDKTFEFLPSAIHPKAQHEFHSWMKWRTQVNKQLVAMILIKHGKKVIVRSSELERKPLSTNTIRSVIDNAHSCQRLAQTGLPGKPYIMYGIPRVQLSGRTHQVCM